The proteins below are encoded in one region of Pontibacter deserti:
- the purB gene encoding adenylosuccinate lyase yields MNLTTLTAISPVDGRYRRNTTELAAYFSEFGLIRYRVLVEVEYFIALCELPLPQLQQVDKSLYPALRAMYEQFTEQDALTIKETEKTTNHDVKAVEYFIKDKFDQLGLGQYKEFIHFGLTSQDVNNTAIPLSLREADERVLQPMYQQLHQTLAELAQQWKNIPMLAHTHGQPASPTRLGKEIMVFAERLVQQMDLLRQVPFSAKFGGATGNFNAHYVAYPTINWPEFGNRFVQECLGLRRSQYTTQIEHYDNLAAYFDGLKRLNTILIDFSRDVWQYVSMGYFKQKIKAGEVGSSAMPHKVNPIDFENAEGNLGIANAILEHLSAKLPISRLQRDLTDSTVLRNVGVPLAHIVIALKSLERGIGKLELNEAALTQHLEDNWAVVAEGIQTILRREGYPQPYEALKALTRKNEKITAQTISSFIDTLQVNESIKAELKQITPYSYTGVDLI; encoded by the coding sequence ATGAATCTTACAACGCTTACTGCCATTTCGCCGGTGGATGGACGCTACCGCCGCAATACAACTGAGTTAGCCGCTTACTTTTCGGAGTTTGGCCTGATCCGTTACCGCGTGCTGGTAGAAGTTGAGTATTTTATCGCCCTTTGCGAATTGCCACTGCCTCAGTTACAGCAGGTAGATAAAAGCCTGTACCCGGCCCTGCGCGCCATGTATGAGCAGTTTACCGAACAGGATGCCCTAACTATAAAAGAGACAGAAAAAACTACTAACCACGACGTAAAGGCAGTTGAGTATTTTATAAAAGATAAGTTCGATCAGTTAGGTCTTGGCCAATATAAAGAGTTCATTCATTTTGGCCTTACCTCACAGGATGTAAACAACACAGCTATCCCTCTATCGTTGCGTGAGGCAGATGAGCGTGTGCTGCAGCCGATGTACCAGCAGTTACACCAAACGTTGGCTGAGCTTGCACAGCAATGGAAAAATATACCGATGTTAGCACATACCCATGGTCAGCCGGCCTCTCCTACCCGTTTGGGAAAAGAGATAATGGTATTTGCTGAGCGACTGGTACAACAAATGGATCTGCTGCGACAGGTGCCGTTTTCGGCAAAGTTCGGCGGTGCAACTGGTAACTTTAACGCACATTATGTGGCTTACCCAACTATAAACTGGCCGGAATTCGGAAACAGGTTTGTGCAGGAATGTTTGGGCCTGCGCCGCAGCCAGTATACTACCCAGATAGAGCATTACGATAACCTGGCCGCATACTTTGATGGACTGAAGCGCCTGAACACCATTTTGATAGACTTCTCGAGAGATGTGTGGCAGTACGTATCGATGGGCTACTTTAAACAGAAGATAAAAGCCGGTGAAGTAGGTTCATCAGCAATGCCGCACAAAGTTAACCCGATTGATTTCGAGAATGCAGAAGGTAACTTAGGTATAGCTAATGCTATTTTAGAACACTTATCGGCCAAGCTCCCAATTTCAAGACTACAACGCGACCTTACGGATTCTACGGTTTTAAGAAATGTAGGCGTGCCGCTGGCGCATATTGTAATTGCGTTAAAATCGCTGGAGCGTGGCATTGGCAAACTGGAACTGAACGAGGCTGCACTAACCCAACACTTAGAAGATAACTGGGCTGTTGTGGCAGAAGGTATCCAAACTATACTTCGCCGGGAAGGTTACCCACAACCCTACGAAGCCCTGAAAGCATTAACCCGTAAAAACGAAAAGATAACGGCCCAAACCATCAGCAGCTTTATAGATACCCTGCAGGTGAATGAAAGTATAAAAGCTGAACTAAAGCAGATAACACCATACAGTTACACCGGTGTAGATCTTATATAA
- a CDS encoding glycosyltransferase yields MARRIVIVGPAHPLRGGGMATFNERLAQAFQENGDDVEIVTFSLQYPSFLFPGKSQYSDEPAPEGLRIKVLINSINPISWFETGNYIRKQKPDLVIFRYWLPFMGPALGTIARIIRRNKYSRVLAITDNVVPHEKRPGDVSFTKYFLSACHGFITMSRSVQQDLQRFEPHKPNLYLPHPLYDNFGAIETKAEACAALGLDPKHNYLLFFGFIRAYKGLDLLLQAIADERLQNREDIKLIVAGEFYEDAAPYHQLIARYNLKDQLILRTDFIPNAAVRHYFCAADLVVQPYKHATQSGVTQVAYHFNKPMVVTNVGGLAELVPAGEVGYVVEPKPETIADAILDFYSSGKQAQFEQNIREYKQRFSWATFTDAIYKLADKV; encoded by the coding sequence ATGGCAAGGCGCATCGTTATAGTTGGGCCGGCACACCCATTGCGCGGTGGTGGTATGGCTACTTTTAACGAGCGTCTGGCGCAGGCTTTCCAGGAGAATGGGGATGATGTGGAGATCGTAACATTTAGCTTACAATACCCCTCATTTCTTTTCCCGGGTAAAAGTCAGTATTCTGATGAGCCTGCACCCGAAGGACTACGCATAAAGGTGCTCATCAATTCTATTAACCCGATCAGTTGGTTTGAAACGGGCAACTATATCCGAAAGCAGAAGCCTGACCTTGTTATTTTCAGGTACTGGTTGCCGTTTATGGGTCCGGCATTAGGAACAATTGCTCGTATTATCCGCAGAAACAAGTATAGCCGCGTATTGGCTATTACTGATAATGTGGTGCCACATGAAAAACGCCCCGGTGATGTCTCGTTTACCAAATATTTCCTGAGTGCCTGCCACGGCTTTATTACTATGTCCAGATCAGTACAGCAGGACCTGCAACGCTTTGAACCGCACAAGCCTAATCTATACTTACCACACCCGCTATATGATAATTTTGGGGCAATTGAAACAAAGGCAGAGGCCTGTGCTGCTTTAGGTCTTGATCCAAAGCATAACTACCTGCTGTTCTTTGGGTTTATCAGGGCTTATAAAGGATTGGACCTGCTGCTGCAGGCAATTGCCGACGAGCGTTTACAAAACAGGGAAGATATAAAGCTGATTGTAGCCGGGGAGTTTTACGAAGATGCTGCACCGTATCATCAACTGATAGCACGCTACAACCTAAAGGACCAGCTTATACTTCGCACTGATTTTATACCTAATGCTGCTGTACGCCATTACTTCTGTGCAGCCGACCTGGTGGTGCAGCCCTACAAACATGCTACCCAGAGCGGTGTAACGCAGGTAGCCTATCATTTTAACAAACCAATGGTAGTTACCAATGTAGGTGGCCTGGCGGAGCTGGTACCTGCCGGAGAGGTCGGATATGTGGTAGAGCCGAAACCTGAAACTATAGCCGATGCTATTCTGGATTTTTATAGTTCTGGCAAGCAAGCGCAGTTTGAGCAGAATATCCGGGAATATAAGCAACGTTTCAGTTGGGCCACTTTCACAGATGCTATTTACAAGCTGGCCGATAAAGTATAA
- a CDS encoding DoxX family protein, whose product MEKYLPYAVLLFRITLAVTLLAAVADKLGYWGEPGTPNIIWGNWDSYENYLQSVIPLLPKGITENLAVAVTTLEVVLALMLLFGFKVRWAAVGSGIYTLLLAIAALVFVGVKAPFNLNLFVTFGASVLLACCPIYKFTRHGIKKRSTYHPY is encoded by the coding sequence ATGGAAAAATACTTACCTTATGCCGTACTGCTTTTCCGGATCACGCTGGCGGTTACTTTACTCGCTGCTGTTGCTGATAAGCTGGGCTATTGGGGAGAACCAGGAACACCGAACATCATCTGGGGCAACTGGGATAGCTATGAGAATTACCTGCAATCTGTAATTCCATTACTGCCAAAAGGCATAACAGAAAATCTGGCGGTCGCGGTAACTACCCTGGAAGTGGTATTGGCGCTGATGTTGCTCTTCGGGTTTAAAGTACGCTGGGCAGCTGTCGGGTCAGGAATTTATACTTTACTACTCGCTATTGCCGCCCTTGTTTTTGTTGGTGTAAAAGCTCCTTTCAACCTTAATTTGTTTGTTACCTTCGGTGCCAGTGTTCTTCTTGCCTGTTGCCCTATTTATAAGTTTACAAGGCATGGCATTAAAAAGCGTAGCACCTATCATCCTTACTAA